One Desulfobulbus propionicus DSM 2032 DNA segment encodes these proteins:
- a CDS encoding PilZ domain-containing protein, with product MIAFGKKCPACNGHRLTARPRLSWLASLPTAQAYGCDECHQQIVVLFSLSVGIEHRHFVRKQLPPFFLVRIPGRTDQYARIKNISEGGLCFDQHYNAAPLPSRLLKLDLYNCNDGSSLEQLPAEIVTTTEQLLEINGLKTTVLNNCARFINLNQAQRKVLLSCLAQYGTAC from the coding sequence ATGATCGCATTCGGCAAAAAATGTCCCGCCTGCAATGGACACCGGCTGACGGCCCGACCAAGGCTTTCCTGGCTGGCCTCCCTGCCAACCGCCCAGGCGTACGGGTGCGATGAGTGTCACCAGCAGATTGTGGTTCTTTTTTCACTTTCCGTCGGCATCGAGCACCGTCATTTTGTCAGAAAGCAACTCCCCCCTTTTTTTCTCGTGCGCATTCCTGGCCGCACCGACCAGTATGCCCGGATCAAAAACATCAGTGAGGGCGGACTTTGCTTTGATCAGCATTACAACGCCGCCCCTCTACCCAGCCGGCTGTTAAAACTGGATCTGTACAACTGCAACGATGGCTCCTCGCTGGAACAGCTTCCCGCCGAAATCGTTACGACCACGGAGCAACTGTTGGAAATCAATGGACTGAAGACAACCGTGCTCAACAACTGCGCCCGATTCATCAACCTCAATCAGGCGCAGCGAAAAGTCCTGCTCAGCTGTCTTGCTCAGTACGGCACCGCTTGTTAA
- a CDS encoding type IV pilus twitching motility protein PilT produces MAQIDAFFKLMNDEGASDLHMMAGQQPVLRIRGDMERVKFKVLDNESLKAMLYEICPEDKIKIFEETGDMDFGYEIPGLARYRCNFFQQKYGIGAVFREIPSDILTCEQLGLPKVVSRLASLPKGLVLVTGPTGSGKSTTLAAILDECNKTRKDHILTVEDPIEFVHKSQNCIVNHREVGTHTRSFSAALRGALREDPDIILVGEMRDLETIALAMEASMTGHLVFGTLHTMNAMKTVDRVVEIFPANQQGQVRSTLADALRAVVSQTLFKRVDIKGRVAALEILICTPAVRNLIREGKTYQIPSIMQTGKKFGMQTLDDAIFELLEKKKISAEDAYINCYEKGRFVKYLRHQPSDFTEI; encoded by the coding sequence ATGGCCCAGATAGATGCATTTTTTAAGTTGATGAATGACGAAGGCGCCTCGGACCTGCACATGATGGCGGGGCAGCAGCCGGTGCTCCGCATCCGCGGTGATATGGAGCGGGTCAAGTTCAAAGTGCTGGATAACGAAAGCCTCAAAGCGATGCTCTATGAGATTTGTCCCGAGGACAAGATCAAGATCTTTGAAGAAACCGGGGATATGGATTTTGGCTACGAGATCCCTGGCCTGGCCCGTTACCGCTGTAACTTTTTTCAGCAAAAGTATGGGATCGGTGCGGTATTCCGTGAAATTCCCAGCGACATTCTCACCTGTGAACAGCTTGGTCTGCCCAAGGTGGTTTCTCGTTTGGCTTCCCTGCCAAAAGGCTTGGTGCTGGTGACCGGTCCCACTGGTTCGGGAAAATCGACCACCTTGGCTGCCATTCTCGATGAATGCAACAAAACCCGCAAGGATCATATTCTCACCGTTGAGGATCCCATCGAATTTGTGCATAAAAGCCAGAACTGCATCGTCAATCACCGCGAGGTGGGCACCCATACTCGCAGTTTTTCGGCGGCCCTCCGTGGTGCCCTGCGTGAAGATCCCGATATCATCCTGGTCGGCGAGATGCGCGATCTGGAAACCATCGCCCTGGCCATGGAGGCCTCAATGACCGGTCATCTGGTGTTCGGCACCCTTCACACCATGAATGCCATGAAAACCGTGGATCGTGTGGTCGAGATTTTCCCCGCTAATCAGCAGGGGCAGGTGCGTTCCACCTTGGCGGACGCCTTGCGCGCGGTGGTGTCGCAGACGCTGTTCAAGCGGGTTGACATCAAGGGGCGGGTCGCCGCCTTGGAAATTCTGATTTGCACACCAGCGGTTCGCAACCTGATTCGTGAAGGGAAAACCTATCAGATTCCATCCATCATGCAAACCGGCAAGAAATTTGGCATGCAAACTTTGGATGACGCTATTTTTGAATTGCTGGAAAAAAAGAAGATCAGTGCCGAGGATGCGTATATCAACTGTTATGAAAAAGGCCGGTTTGTGAAATATCTACGCCATCAACCTTCTGACTTTACTGAAATTTGA